One window of Rhizobium rhizoryzae genomic DNA carries:
- a CDS encoding head decoration protein — translation MPGIITETPRDLGFLLSEGSRTLSRETVVIASGAGKLNAGTVLGKITASGKYIPSPAAQVAGKEGAETAVAVLGYEVDATSADVQTVVIANDAEVKRPMLVFDASVNDATKQTAKLTQLRAVNIKAR, via the coding sequence ATGCCGGGTATCATCACTGAAACACCTCGCGATCTGGGTTTTCTCCTCTCGGAAGGTTCTCGCACACTCTCCCGCGAAACAGTGGTTATCGCATCAGGCGCTGGCAAACTGAATGCCGGGACTGTCCTCGGGAAGATTACCGCCTCTGGCAAGTACATCCCGTCGCCCGCCGCTCAGGTTGCGGGCAAGGAAGGCGCGGAAACTGCGGTTGCTGTTCTCGGCTACGAAGTCGATGCGACCAGTGCCGATGTCCAGACTGTCGTCATTGCCAATGATGCCGAGGTCAAGCGTCCCATGCTGGTGTTCGACGCAAGCGTCAATGACGCAACCAAGCAAACGGCCAAGCTGACCCAGCTTCGTGCCGTCAACATCAAGGCCCGGTAA
- a CDS encoding major capsid protein — translation MTTPNVHTGDPYSLETLTAAVNSVPYRPGQISASGIFEEDGVTTTMISVELRDGKLALVEPTARGGAGETTGDDDRKKVPFAIPHYQRDDGIAADEVQNVREFGTDSSAEILENRVSRKAQRHAADLTMTLEHQRVGAIKGIITSKSGSVLVDCYSAFGIAVPASISLGLGNDATIVSKLWQDVVYSIEDALDEPYDGLHVFTGRTFHQTMWSHKSVRETFLYGSGAAVLRQDVPDKFEFGGAVFERYRTGARATADLGAPYIAHDKARVVPKGVSQLFITRFAPADYNETVNTVGLPFYSRATPRPNGKGYDLEVQMNAVSLCTRPQALRELTL, via the coding sequence ATGACAACACCCAATGTACACACTGGCGATCCGTACAGCCTTGAAACGCTGACTGCCGCTGTAAACTCCGTTCCCTACCGACCGGGCCAGATTTCTGCGAGCGGCATCTTCGAAGAGGATGGCGTCACCACCACAATGATCTCGGTCGAGTTGCGGGACGGCAAGCTCGCTCTGGTCGAGCCCACAGCACGCGGCGGTGCAGGTGAAACGACAGGCGACGACGACCGCAAAAAGGTACCATTTGCCATCCCGCACTATCAGCGTGATGACGGCATCGCAGCTGATGAAGTGCAGAACGTGCGCGAATTCGGAACGGATTCTTCCGCTGAAATTCTGGAAAACCGCGTGAGCCGGAAGGCGCAGCGCCATGCTGCCGATCTGACGATGACGCTGGAGCATCAGCGTGTTGGTGCGATCAAGGGCATCATTACTTCAAAGTCCGGCAGCGTCCTGGTTGATTGCTACAGCGCCTTCGGGATTGCAGTGCCCGCCTCGATTTCATTGGGACTTGGTAACGACGCTACGATTGTCTCAAAGCTCTGGCAGGATGTTGTTTACAGCATCGAAGACGCCCTCGACGAACCGTATGATGGCCTCCATGTCTTCACCGGCCGAACCTTCCATCAGACCATGTGGAGCCACAAGTCTGTGCGTGAAACGTTCCTCTACGGAAGCGGTGCTGCGGTACTCCGACAGGATGTTCCGGACAAGTTCGAGTTCGGCGGTGCGGTCTTTGAACGCTACCGTACGGGCGCGCGAGCGACGGCAGATCTTGGAGCGCCCTACATCGCGCACGACAAGGCGCGCGTGGTCCCGAAAGGCGTATCTCAGCTCTTTATCACGCGCTTTGCCCCGGCCGATTATAACGAAACGGTCAATACGGTTGGTTTGCCATTCTACAGCCGCGCGACACCGCGCCCGAACGGCAAGGGGTATGACCTCGAAGTGCAAATGAACGCCGTTTCGCTCTGCACACGGCCGCAGGCTCTACGGGAGCTAACCCTCTAA
- a CDS encoding baseplate assembly protein, giving the protein MIHELIALRAEMEALKNTVARMIQVGTVEVMDAQNGYRLKLGEGEDGKPFLSPFYPHPETGKTSVPLKKNQIMVAINPGGDPRQGMLVRGGYSDEHKSPNDDLEANIFDDAGVRISIKDGALVIKAGGVTITISEAGLKIEGGKVTHDGKNIGSSHIHGGVEKGSADTAPPSN; this is encoded by the coding sequence ATGATCCATGAGCTGATCGCGCTGCGCGCTGAAATGGAAGCGCTCAAGAACACCGTCGCTCGCATGATCCAGGTGGGCACGGTCGAGGTCATGGATGCTCAGAATGGCTACCGTCTGAAACTTGGAGAAGGCGAGGACGGCAAGCCGTTCCTCTCGCCGTTCTACCCACATCCGGAAACAGGCAAGACATCCGTACCGCTCAAAAAAAACCAGATCATGGTTGCCATCAATCCAGGCGGAGATCCCCGGCAGGGAATGCTGGTGCGTGGTGGCTACTCGGACGAACACAAGTCGCCAAACGATGATTTGGAGGCAAACATCTTTGACGATGCAGGTGTTCGGATCTCGATAAAGGACGGCGCGCTGGTCATCAAAGCAGGCGGCGTCACGATTACAATCAGCGAGGCCGGTTTGAAGATCGAGGGTGGCAAAGTCACTCACGACGGCAAGAATATTGGCTCCAGCCATATTCACGGTGGCGTTGAAAAGGGCTCCGCAGACACAGCCCCTCCGTCCAACTGA
- a CDS encoding baseplate J/gp47 family protein → MTYAPTAIDLSRLPAPQAIEIISLNQLQADFKARFLLEWAAQQQLDPTLEDFTEADLETHPAIVVARAWRYLRNLDRNRVNDGLKALLAPLASGANLDAVAASRNVERLIVQPATSTAEEILESDTSLLQRFLESFDRPAAGSAGRYLYDARSAWPQSADKTLGLWDARVNGYAVHGRRGDIDLVIAGPFGRVPTTPELLTVRDAVTDINRAPEGVSIVVLPAVRVEYQPSLVIEVPGNGPAPETIRQEALARVEAAAMDRRLIGGEIPAGLLAGSAYGPNVIKVRDLAPVVIAPDPYKIPVMTGLTVTVEVRG, encoded by the coding sequence ATGACCTACGCGCCAACGGCCATTGATCTATCCCGTCTGCCCGCACCGCAAGCGATCGAGATCATTTCGCTCAACCAGCTACAGGCCGATTTCAAGGCTCGGTTTCTTCTGGAATGGGCAGCGCAGCAGCAGCTCGACCCAACACTTGAAGACTTCACTGAGGCGGATCTCGAAACGCACCCGGCAATCGTCGTAGCGCGCGCCTGGCGCTATCTGCGAAACCTCGACCGAAACCGGGTCAACGACGGGCTGAAGGCGCTTCTTGCCCCTTTGGCTTCCGGGGCAAATCTTGACGCAGTCGCAGCAAGCCGCAACGTCGAGCGGCTCATCGTGCAACCAGCGACGTCAACGGCTGAGGAAATACTGGAAAGCGATACTTCGTTGCTCCAGCGATTCCTTGAGAGTTTCGACAGGCCTGCTGCCGGGTCGGCTGGGCGCTATCTTTACGACGCGCGATCGGCATGGCCGCAGAGCGCTGACAAGACGCTTGGTCTGTGGGATGCGCGGGTGAACGGGTATGCGGTCCATGGCCGTCGCGGTGATATCGACCTTGTCATCGCTGGCCCATTCGGGCGCGTGCCGACAACGCCAGAGCTTCTGACCGTTCGCGATGCCGTCACAGACATCAATCGTGCACCTGAAGGTGTCTCGATCGTCGTGCTACCCGCCGTTCGCGTCGAATACCAGCCGTCCCTCGTCATTGAGGTGCCGGGCAATGGTCCGGCTCCCGAAACAATTCGGCAGGAAGCTCTCGCCCGCGTCGAAGCCGCCGCAATGGATCGTCGTCTGATCGGCGGCGAAATTCCAGCCGGTTTGCTGGCAGGCAGCGCCTATGGGCCTAACGTCATCAAGGTGCGTGATCTCGCGCCAGTCGTGATTGCTCCAGATCCTTACAAAATCCCGGTCATGACGGGTTTGACTGTCACAGTAGAGGTGCGGGGATGA
- a CDS encoding GPW/gp25 family protein → MVGLDRRTGKRVSNLESAYQAVIFTLSTRIGDVVLLREFGGGVVELLGRAMTPALFAAWKQLIATAIDVWEPRFRVRRVLATGSAEQIRLGHAGLIIEADFRPRGHLGDQTVERVVEFGLGFNGGVTLR, encoded by the coding sequence ATGGTGGGGCTTGATCGACGAACGGGCAAGCGGGTCTCCAATCTGGAGAGCGCATACCAAGCTGTAATCTTTACGCTCTCGACCCGTATCGGCGATGTCGTCTTGCTCAGAGAGTTTGGCGGCGGCGTGGTTGAGCTGCTTGGTCGCGCAATGACGCCTGCACTGTTTGCTGCGTGGAAACAACTCATAGCAACAGCGATCGATGTCTGGGAGCCGCGCTTCCGGGTCCGGCGCGTCCTGGCGACTGGATCCGCGGAACAGATCAGGTTGGGCCATGCAGGCTTGATCATTGAAGCAGATTTTCGCCCTCGCGGACATCTGGGAGATCAAACTGTCGAGCGCGTCGTGGAATTTGGCCTCGGCTTCAATGGTGGAGTAACGTTACGATGA